In the Labilithrix sp. genome, CGATGCGGATCGGCCCAGTACAGCTTCTCGGTCATTCGGCGGTAGTATCGTGCGCGATGAAGCTCACGATCAACGGAAGCGAGCGCGACGTCCCCGACGGGCTCACCGTGCGCGCCCTCGTCGAGCACCTCGGCCTCGGCGGCGGGCCCGTCGCGGTCGAGCAGAACCGCGAGGTCGTCCCCCGCGCCGAGCACGCCGCGCGCGCGCTGAAGGACGGCGACACCGTCGAAATCGTCCACTTCGTCGGCGGCGGCTAGGCTCAGGGCCCGCACGCCGCGCGGGCTTCGTGCAC is a window encoding:
- the thiS gene encoding sulfur carrier protein ThiS, producing MKLTINGSERDVPDGLTVRALVEHLGLGGGPVAVEQNREVVPRAEHAARALKDGDTVEIVHFVGGG